ATTGAAAAAGGTAAACATATTCTTGCAGAAGGTGCTCAGGGCACTTTTCTTGATATAGATTTTGGGAGTTACCCTTATGTTACTGCTTCTAATTCTACTGCTGGTGGAGCGTGTACTGGGTTAGGTATTTCTCCAAAAAAAATATGTAGAATTATAGGGATTGTAAAAGCGTATACTACAAGGGTTGGAATGGGACCGTTTCCTACTGAACTTGTTGGGGAAGACGGTGAGAACCTTAGAAAAGCTGGAAATGAATATGGTGCTACAACAGGTAGACCAAGAAGGTGTGGGTGGTTCGATTCGGTTCTGGTAAAATTTGCCCGTAAAGTTAATGGGTTGGATGAACTGGTTATGACAAAGTTGGATGTTCTTTCTGGTATGAAAAAAATCAAGATTGGGGTTGCTTATGAGTTTGAAGGTGACGTTTACCATGATTATACTTTTAACAGTAAAGTTTTTTCTAACTGTAATGTAGTTTACGAAGAGATGGATGGTTGGCAAGAAGATCTTGGAAAGATAACAGAGTATAGGAATCTTCCTGATAATGCTAAAAAATATATAGAAAGAGTTGAACAATTGATAGAAGCGCCTGTAACAAAGGTTTCTGTTGGGACATCAAGAGAACAGACTATATCAAAATGAAATAGAAGGAGAAAGAAAATGAATGGTGCGCAAATAATGGTGGAGTGTTTAAAGAAAGAGGGAGTTGATACAATTTTCGGATATCCCGGTGGTGTTTTGTTACCTCTTTGCGACCAACTTTATGATAGTTGTATAAAATTTATTCTTGTACGTCATGAACAGGGAGCAGCCCACGCTGCT
Above is a genomic segment from bacterium containing:
- a CDS encoding adenylosuccinate synthase; this encodes MVTVVLGTQWGDEGKGKIIDFLADDVDIVARFQGGANAGHTVVVDGKQYIFHLIPSGILYPEKICLVGNGMVIDPLSFCKEIEYLKENGISTEGRLFVAENAHMTLPYHKLLDQIEDKFRGKGGLGTTGRGIGTTYADKFNRIGIRAIDFVDDDIFKEKLKIALELKNYLFREYYKEEVLNVGKIYEEYSNAREMMKKMVKNTSLYLCDEIEKGKHILAEGAQGTFLDIDFGSYPYVTASNSTAGGACTGLGISPKKICRIIGIVKAYTTRVGMGPFPTELVGEDGENLRKAGNEYGATTGRPRRCGWFDSVLVKFARKVNGLDELVMTKLDVLSGMKKIKIGVAYEFEGDVYHDYTFNSKVFSNCNVVYEEMDGWQEDLGKITEYRNLPDNAKKYIERVEQLIEAPVTKVSVGTSREQTISK